In the Paenibacillus pabuli genome, one interval contains:
- a CDS encoding sigma-70 family RNA polymerase sigma factor produces the protein MESEYMYQLLTKMKDGDQQAFHTMYDATYQDVYRTVTFLVDHQQDREDVMNEIYMQMWTSLANYDTSRPFHFWLHGLVIRQVQRFRVKSWRRFRIFERICSFSREEPHWDQPSVLTSGTNDMISQAIKKLTDKQRTVIILRFFHDYTLEETATLLDIPLGTVKSRYHAGLQALRKNIWNLPPERMEKINDY, from the coding sequence ATGGAAAGTGAATATATGTATCAATTACTCACAAAAATGAAAGATGGTGATCAACAGGCGTTTCACACGATGTATGATGCCACTTATCAGGACGTCTATCGGACCGTTACCTTTCTGGTGGATCATCAGCAGGATCGGGAAGATGTCATGAATGAGATTTATATGCAAATGTGGACCTCACTGGCCAACTACGATACGAGTAGACCTTTTCACTTCTGGTTGCACGGCTTGGTGATCCGTCAAGTGCAGAGATTTCGGGTCAAGAGCTGGCGGAGATTCCGAATTTTTGAACGCATCTGTTCCTTCTCTCGGGAAGAACCTCATTGGGATCAACCTTCTGTGTTGACGAGTGGGACGAACGACATGATATCGCAGGCCATTAAGAAACTGACCGACAAACAGCGAACGGTGATTATCCTCCGCTTTTTTCATGACTATACGCTCGAGGAAACTGCGACTTTGCTCGATATTCCATTGGGAACAGTCAAGTCGAGATATCATGCTGGCCTGCAGGCGCTTCGAAAAAACATTTGGAATCTCCCCCCAGAAAGGATGGAAAAGATCAATGACTATTGA